The nucleotide window CAATCGCAATCACCAGCGGTATCTCCATAAAACCCATCACATCTATCAGCGCAAAAGGCAGCAGGAGTATAAAAAAGATCAGCGTAAAGTGCGTATACAGACTATAGGTAGCCGGAAACACCGTGTTCTTGATCCTTTCACATCTACCCATGGAATCAGTAAGCCTTGACAACGTTTCGTCCATGCACATCTGCTGGTACTGGTTGATCCAGCCATTGTCCAGCGCCAGTTTGAGATCTTTACCATGTAAAAGCAACAAGGCAGCTGGCACATTATCATATTTCATCAAATGATTTAACTCCCTCCTTGTTAATAACCTGTCCAAACCTTTTAACGGATCGGTTTTTCGTAGTGACTGACCAAGACTAAAACACCAGGCTGCCTGTCGCTTTACAAATCGTTCCTGGAAATGGGCCAGCTCTTCTGACTGATACGTTGCATCCATCAAACTCAGGACCTGCCTCGTCAGGGAACGAGAATCATTGACAATAGCGCCCCAGATGGTTCTGGCTTCCCACCAGCGATCATACGCCTGGTTGGACCGGAAAGCCAGCAGCAAAGACAAGACAGTGCCCAATACCATCGGAACAGCTATAGGAATACTGATATCGGTAAAATCAAAACGGTAGTACAAGGTGTTGATCGCCATGGTATAAACGGCCACCAGCAGGATTTCGTAACGTATTTTACCAAATACATATTTTAAGGGGATATTCTTCTTTAGTAACATAATACCCTGTTTTTAAAAGTTTACTCTGTAGCCATCAACAGCGCGGAAATGGTAGATCGGGTCACCACTTTATGGGTTCTGGCCAATGTTGTTTTGAGAATCGGATACTTTGAACTGCTGATCAGTTTGGCAGGATTGTAACTCCTTTTAGACGGACACAGATATTCATTGTCTGTAGGCAATACAATCAGATCTATATTCTGCGCCAGACAGAAATTACGGAAAGCCGCACGGGTATTGCCATGGAAGAATTCCACTTTCAGCTTGCTGACAGATGATGCATATTTGTTGCGGATGATCTCACAACCA belongs to Chitinophaga sp. HK235 and includes:
- a CDS encoding bestrophin family protein; the encoded protein is MLLKKNIPLKYVFGKIRYEILLVAVYTMAINTLYYRFDFTDISIPIAVPMVLGTVLSLLLAFRSNQAYDRWWEARTIWGAIVNDSRSLTRQVLSLMDATYQSEELAHFQERFVKRQAAWCFSLGQSLRKTDPLKGLDRLLTRRELNHLMKYDNVPAALLLLHGKDLKLALDNGWINQYQQMCMDETLSRLTDSMGRCERIKNTVFPATYSLYTHFTLIFFILLLPFALIDVMGFMEIPLVIAIAASFLLIEKMGINLQDPFENKPTDTPVTTIARNIEKDLRQMLQEQYEPQEDMLVTQKYYVL